From Homalodisca vitripennis isolate AUS2020 chromosome 1, UT_GWSS_2.1, whole genome shotgun sequence, the proteins below share one genomic window:
- the LOC124370937 gene encoding ER membrane protein complex subunit 3: MAELLLDPAIRLWVFWPIVVITFLVGIVRHYVSLLLTSQKKVELQQLQDSQVMIRARLLRENGKYLTRQSFQMRRHYFNNEETGYFKTQKRAAVNQNPMTDPSMMTDMLKGNVTNVLPMILIGGWINWMFSGFVTTKVPFPLTLRFKPMLQRGVELLSLDAAWVSSASWYFLNVFGLRSIYTLVLGENNAADQSRHIQEQMSGAAMAMPLDPKAAFKAEWEALEILDHQWTLNNIESEITGPTPDTIYHQNKLDN, translated from the coding sequence atggcAGAATTATTGCTGGATCCGGCCATAAGGTTATGGGTTTTTTGGCCTATAGTGGTCATAACATTTTTAGTTGGAATTGTAAGACATTATGTTTCTCTGTTACTTACTTCTCAAAAGAAAGTGGAACTGCAACAACTTCAAGATAGTCAGGTTATGATCAGAGCTCGACTTCTAAGggaaaatggaaaatatttaactCGTCAGTCATTTCAAATGAGACGACATTACTTCAATAATGAAGAAACTGGTTATTTCAAGACACAGAAAAGGGCAGCAGTAAACCAGAACCCCATGACAGACCCCAGCATGATGACTGATATGCTCAAAGGCAATGTTACGAATGTTCTACCAATGATTTTAATTGGTGGCTGGATTAATTGGATGTTTTCAGGATTTGTTACAACAAAAGTGCCTTTCCCTTTAACTCTCAGATTCAAGCCTATGTTGCAGAGAGGAGTAGAGTTACTTTCTCTAGATGCGGCTTGGGTGTCTTCTGCATCCTGGTATTTCCTAAATGTTTTTGGATTACGTAGTATTTACACACTTGTACTTGGTGAGAACAATGCAGCTGATCAGTCACGCCACATTCAGGAACAGATGTCAGGTGCTGCAATGGCAATGCCACTTGATCCAAAGGCTGCATTCAAGGCAGAATGGGAGGCACTTGAAATCCTGGACCATCAGTGGACTCTTAACAATATTGAATCAGAGATCACAGGCCCGACACCCGACACCATATACCATCAGAACAAATTggataattaa